The genomic region GGAGCAGCGTCACCCAGGCGCCCTCCGCGAACTTCGCGACCATCACGACGGTCACGGTGACCCCGGTCGCCGCGGCCCCGAGGCCGTTCACGAACATGCCGGCGCGCGCCCGGGGCCCGCCCTGCTTCCGCCAGTGCATCACCATGCCGGCCTGCGAGAGCGTGAACGCGAGAAACGCCCCGACGGCGTAGAGCGGGATCAGCCGGTCGGTCACGCCGCCGAAGAGGATGAGGAGCAGGCCGCAGAGCAGCGCGAGTGTATAGATCCCGTAGGAGTACACGAGACGCCGGCCGCGCAGCACCGCCGCCTGCGGCAGGTACCGGTTCAGCGCCACGGCGCGGGCGACGCGCGGGAAGTCCGCGAACGCCGTGTTCGCCGACAGCACCAAGACGGCGAGGATCGACGCCATCGCGACGTAGTAAAAGGCGCCCCGGCCGCCGACCGCCGCGATCAAGATTGACAGAACACTCTGGTAGCCGGGCTCGCCGGGCGCGGCGGCGCCGATGTGATAGGCGCGGACGAGGTAAGCGATGCCGGCGAGCATGACCATCAGGATCGCGATGATCGCGGTCAGCGTGCGCTGCGCCGACTGCACCACCGGCTCCCGGAAGGCGCGGACGCCGTTGCTCACCGCCTCCACCCCGGTCATCGCGGTGCAGCCGTTGGCGAACGCCTGGAGCAGCAGCCACGCGCTCACCGCCTCGAGCGGCGGATGGAGCGGCGGCGGGGTCTCGACGGGAACGGGGTGGCCGCCCGCGGCAAGGGCCTTCGCCAGCCCCCACGCGATCGCGCCGAGCAGGCTCGCGATGAACACGTAGGTCGGCAGCATGAACACGGTCCCCGCCTGCCGCAGCCCCCGCAGGTTGACGATCGTGATGCCGATCAGGATCACGAGGCACAGGGCCAGGGTGTGCCGCTGCAGCGACGGCACCGCGGAGACGAGCGCGCCCACGCCGGCCGAGATGCCGACGGCCGCCGTGAGCACGTAGTCGATCAGCAGCGCCGCCGCCGCCAGCAGGCCGGCGCGGGCGCCGAGATTGACGCGCGCCACGGTGTAGGAGCCGCCGCCCGTCGGATAGGCGGCGATCGTCTGCCGGTACGAAAAGTACACGATCCCGAGCAGCACGATGATGCTCATGCTGATCGGCATCATGTAGACGAGGCCCGCCGCGCCGAGCGGGATCAGCAGCGTGAGCGCCGCCTCCGGGCCGTACGCGGCCGAACTGAGGGCGTCGAGGCCGAAGATGCCGATGCCGTTTGCGGGCCCGACCCGTTCGGCCCGTTCCTCGTAGGTCGCGAGCGGCCGTCCGAGGAGAATATCCGCGAGAGACATCAGCGCAGGCA from bacterium harbors:
- a CDS encoding amino acid permease, encoding MSLADILLGRPLATYEERAERVGPANGIGIFGLDALSSAAYGPEAALTLLIPLGAAGLVYMMPISMSIIVLLGIVYFSYRQTIAAYPTGGGSYTVARVNLGARAGLLAAAALLIDYVLTAAVGISAGVGALVSAVPSLQRHTLALCLVILIGITIVNLRGLRQAGTVFMLPTYVFIASLLGAIAWGLAKALAAGGHPVPVETPPPLHPPLEAVSAWLLLQAFANGCTAMTGVEAVSNGVRAFREPVVQSAQRTLTAIIAILMVMLAGIAYLVRAYHIGAAAPGEPGYQSVLSILIAAVGGRGAFYYVAMASILAVLVLSANTAFADFPRVARAVALNRYLPQAAVLRGRRLVYSYGIYTLALLCGLLLILFGGVTDRLIPLYAVGAFLAFTLSQAGMVMHWRKQGGPRARAGMFVNGLGAAATGVTVTVVMVAKFAEGAWVTLLLIPGLVALMLAIHRHYARVGAETATTSPLKIEGPRPPIVIVPIAGWDRAAEKALRFAAGMSPDVHAVHVDTGEGRETLQRRWPHLVEEPAQRAGVRPPNLVVLPSPYRYVTLPIVEYVARVEAVQSDRQIVVMIPELVEPHWYHYPLHNQRAELLRALLLLRRSDRVSVMSVPWYLKV